DNA from Chelonia mydas isolate rCheMyd1 chromosome 3, rCheMyd1.pri.v2, whole genome shotgun sequence:
GGGAGAGGCGCAAAGATGTTCCCCTCCAAACGTGGATGCAAAGGGCAAAATATggcccttattttttaaaaaatgtaaacacatCAATTCCTGTTTGTGTTCCAAGCAGATCATTGTCACCAAGATGTAGCTAGTCACATTCTGGAGACTCAGCTGCATTAATAATTAATGTAAAAttagtctttttttccttttggtggaTTTGTATTTGAACAGGAAAGCAAGAGGGGAATGGGAGCTCTAACTAGAGAGACACATATAGTCTGAGCAGGCCCTGTACTTGTTTCCCCGCTGAGACCTCATCAAGTCACCTTTCTGTATATTGCTTTTTCAACATATAGGAGAAAACCAATGACAAGCACAATTGTTATGGGTTAACTGCTACTAAAAATACTCCAGTACTTGTCCATCTATAATGGGCACTTTTGTATGTGCTCTTTGCCTTGGTGAAATATTGAAACTTCAGTAGCTTTATGAAAATCAATACTTTCCATTCAAAAATCTATTTGCTGTTTGGATACAATGCAAaatattcagaacaaaaatatcTCTGTAGAATGTCTATGTGAAAATTTCAAATACAAATTCTGTGATCTCTATCTGAACAAAATTCTCTCTTAATGTATCGAATCAACATGTATTTCCCATTTTTAAGCATTTAGCTGTAATTGCCCAAATTGTCCCCTCACTTATACACCAGTGCAACAAAGGATTATCCAACCCCAAAGctctagggccagatcttcaactggccACAGATCAATTTACACCAACGGAAGATTCAGACCTCAATGTTAAGTTCTAGTCAAGATGTATAACAGCTCATTTGTCTATCATGTGGGGTTCACTGCCATCTCAAAGGCTGCATGACAATAAATGAGTTTAACATAAAACATAAGCCAACATAAAATGGAAGCAGATTGTGAAGCATCTCAAACATATGACAAAGGATATATAATAGAAGAAATGTCCTACCTTCACAGCATGCGGTGCATCTGACACACTTTGCTCTGGCATAGTGAGAAGAGGTTTTGATTCCAGTGTTGTTGGCTTTTTGGGAGGTCTGGGTGGTGGGTGTAGGGCTTGGTTTTCAAATCTCCTCACCATGTAATATTGTTCTTCACTGATCTCTTCCACAATAGTCCTAGTTGGGGAGGATACAGTTTCGTCAACAGGTTTGCTGAGCAACTGAACAGACATATTTAGACGATACACAGGAATTTCCCAACTGTCCGCAGGATCACCAGCACTGCTGATTAGCAAGTAGGAGTCTGTGATTTCTTCTTCAAGCTGCAGTCCAGGCATAGCAGCCAAGACATCCTCCTCAATGGAGAGATCCCTCACAGACACTTTGACATTAAAGGGCAAGCGGAACTCTTTGCAAAGCTCTGAAAGCTGGTACTGTCTCTTGTCATGAATCACTTCAACAAAGCCACCTTCCATATACATAGGAAGAAGCACTTTCTTATAGGCCTCACTTAGTATTTGTTCACAGGCCAAAACATCTATCACTTTCTTCCTTCCCTGGTATATGACTTCACCAGTCTGGCACTGTTGAACTAGAAACTGGTCTCCAACGGAAACAGAAAACAATTCTGCATGGGGAGAATCAAAGGCTTTAGTTGCTACAACATGAAGCTGCTCCTTGTCACTTCTTGCTATCTCCAGGTCATAGGCAGTTAGAAACTCCCGAGGTCTTCTCTTGAACTTTCCTTTGTAGCTGGCAGGAATTAAAAAGTGTCTTCTGTGGGAATCACTTCTGATCTCAGATGCAAGGATTCTTTTTGCCTGGTACTTTTTGTGAATGACAATTTCTTTCCCAGGACATAATAAATTATAAGGTTGCTGTCTTCCTGTGGGCCCTTCTATAACCTCAGCAACCATCGGAAATTCTTTGCTTGTCCTTTCAAATACATCTTCCATGGATAATGGCTGAAGGAAAGAGCTAATATCATAACCGTCTGTTACATCTATGACTTCAATGTCTAGATCAGAGAGGATATGAACTATATCCCTTCgaactgaaaagaaaaaggtaaaagtcAGTTTTTGTTTTCACACTGATGTTGTAATGAAATATACACACTCCAAGagacaacttaaaaaaaacctctaagATGTTGTACAACCATTGTGTCCACAATTTTGCCAGTGTAAACCAATTACCAATGCaaatattataatttaaaatgtctaTATCATTTGCAGGAGCAATTAGGCAGTTAGACATCTAATGGAAGAGATAAATGAGATGAGACAATAGATGTACACAAATAACAAAATGTACAGAAAAGCTCAATAAAGTGCCCCAGTTTACCTTCTCTAATAATGCCAACCGAATGGGAATAAATTTAGTACATAATGAACTaacagaactcattgccacaagatgtcactgaggccaaaaaCTAGCAGGATTAAAAAAGGTGTTGACATTAATATGGATAATGAAAACATCTACAATTACACTAACTATTATAAAGACCAatactgcttttttaaaagaagagatATAAACCTTCATGTTCCAGGGTAAGTGGTTAGCTTATCCCAGTATTGTCCACTATTTGCACCTTCCGCTGAAGCATcaagtactggccactgtcagagacaggatactgcacTAGATGATCTGATCCCGtacagcaattcctatgttcttatcaTTGCACTTGCAAAATTGTATGTGCTAGTAATTACAGGTGCAAAATTGAGGACACTATTAAGGGTcgtttgaaaatttggtcctagCTATTTTCATCATAAACAAGTTCTCAGGACAGTGTAATTTAAGACAGGAACATTATTTAAAGGCCtccttcattaatttttttattgtacaTACATGCACATGCTGCACAGCAGATCCTACATTTATACTTCATGTGTTATGATATACTAATTCTTCACACATTAAAC
Protein-coding regions in this window:
- the THEMIS gene encoding protein THEMIS isoform X1 — translated: MASNLTKFIHSLDPRTLPRVLQIQSGIYFQGSVYEMFGNECCLPTGELIKVTGFKVNKIIASICESNEDNQCSARIELPLNFPGLCKIVADKTPYLSIEEITRKVSIGPTRLGHPCFYCNEDIKLANLTVKQGEQIMFNSVEEVNGTLTVNCGVVRDNQSHSFTLPFSQEGEFYECEDDHIYTLKEIVEWKIPKSRNRIVKFTNLLHTWDSSNPLPENFDGCLILAPIYEVQGVMKFRRDIVHILSDLDIEVIDVTDGYDISSFLQPLSMEDVFERTSKEFPMVAEVIEGPTGRQQPYNLLCPGKEIVIHKKYQAKRILASEIRSDSHRRHFLIPASYKGKFKRRPREFLTAYDLEIARSDKEQLHVVATKAFDSPHAELFSVSVGDQFLVQQCQTGEVIYQGRKKVIDVLACEQILSEAYKKVLLPMYMEGGFVEVIHDKRQYQLSELCKEFRLPFNVKVSVRDLSIEEDVLAAMPGLQLEEEITDSYLLISSAGDPADSWEIPVYRLNMSVQLLSKPVDETVSSPTRTIVEEISEEQYYMVRRFENQALHPPPRPPKKPTTLESKPLLTMPEQSVSDAPHAVKNLYVDTTKKPCSDQATAVSELQVSCQNDLVHWENEDDVTGTATLLDTSVIKGPINNMLLTYGTEKELEEKHTYEYVDENVIENIRKKFQESTVHHKTYPLKKKKEETSKME
- the THEMIS gene encoding protein THEMIS isoform X2, which translates into the protein MFGNECCLPTGELIKVTGFKVNKIIASICESNEDNQCSARIELPLNFPGLCKIVADKTPYLSIEEITRKVSIGPTRLGHPCFYCNEDIKLANLTVKQGEQIMFNSVEEVNGTLTVNCGVVRDNQSHSFTLPFSQEGEFYECEDDHIYTLKEIVEWKIPKSRNRIVKFTNLLHTWDSSNPLPENFDGCLILAPIYEVQGVMKFRRDIVHILSDLDIEVIDVTDGYDISSFLQPLSMEDVFERTSKEFPMVAEVIEGPTGRQQPYNLLCPGKEIVIHKKYQAKRILASEIRSDSHRRHFLIPASYKGKFKRRPREFLTAYDLEIARSDKEQLHVVATKAFDSPHAELFSVSVGDQFLVQQCQTGEVIYQGRKKVIDVLACEQILSEAYKKVLLPMYMEGGFVEVIHDKRQYQLSELCKEFRLPFNVKVSVRDLSIEEDVLAAMPGLQLEEEITDSYLLISSAGDPADSWEIPVYRLNMSVQLLSKPVDETVSSPTRTIVEEISEEQYYMVRRFENQALHPPPRPPKKPTTLESKPLLTMPEQSVSDAPHAVKNLYVDTTKKPCSDQATAVSELQVSCQNDLVHWENEDDVTGTATLLDTSVIKGPINNMLLTYGTEKELEEKHTYEYVDENVIENIRKKFQESTVHHKTYPLKKKKEETSKME